One genomic window of Candidatus Pseudobacter hemicellulosilyticus includes the following:
- a CDS encoding AraC family transcriptional regulator, whose product MEKTRKRDILREITPLTQSDCFTLFSRVKSAFDFPLHTHEEYELNFIQHAPGAQRVIGDHMEEIGEMELVLVGPNLQHAWFTHRCISREIREVTIQFHKDLFDEKFLRRNQLSFIRSLLEKSVRGILFSQETTTQLAGRILALNQKHGFDSVLELLSILHDLSTSRNLRILSDASFNHTEPHSYNSRRIERTFEYMNRNFDKLITLGEVASQANMTEVAFSRFFKQRTGNTFIESLTEIRLGHASRMLIDTGQSVAEVAYLCGFNNISNFNRIFKKKKNCTPKAFRERFSGKRIFI is encoded by the coding sequence ATGGAAAAGACGCGGAAAAGGGATATCCTCCGTGAGATCACGCCCCTTACCCAGAGTGATTGCTTCACGTTGTTCTCCCGTGTGAAGTCGGCCTTTGATTTTCCCCTGCATACCCATGAAGAATACGAACTCAATTTTATCCAGCATGCTCCTGGTGCGCAGCGCGTCATTGGTGATCATATGGAAGAGATCGGCGAAATGGAACTGGTGCTGGTAGGTCCCAACCTGCAGCATGCCTGGTTCACGCATCGTTGTATCAGCCGGGAGATCCGGGAAGTCACTATCCAGTTCCATAAAGACCTGTTTGATGAAAAGTTCCTGCGCAGGAACCAGCTGAGCTTTATCCGGTCGCTGCTGGAAAAATCAGTGCGGGGTATTTTATTCTCGCAGGAGACCACCACACAGCTGGCGGGCAGGATCCTGGCGCTGAACCAGAAGCATGGCTTTGATTCTGTACTGGAGCTGCTGTCTATCCTGCACGACCTGTCTACCTCGCGCAACCTGCGCATTCTTTCCGATGCCAGTTTTAACCATACCGAACCGCACTCCTACAACAGCCGGCGTATTGAACGGACCTTTGAGTATATGAACAGGAATTTCGATAAGCTGATCACGCTGGGTGAAGTGGCCAGTCAGGCCAATATGACGGAAGTGGCGTTCAGCCGGTTCTTCAAACAGCGCACCGGGAATACTTTTATTGAAAGCCTGACCGAGATCCGGCTGGGCCATGCTTCCCGGATGCTGATAGATACCGGTCAGTCGGTGGCGGAAGTGGCCTATCTCTGTGGCTTTAATAATAT
- a CDS encoding Gfo/Idh/MocA family oxidoreductase has translation MKRRELIKTLGISIGATIVGKETLAAMGNNTYAYDLPENPLYKPMAKPVTAITLGAGSRGNVYGNYAARYTDQLDIVGVAEPIPLRNERYAAKHKIDPANRFDTWERVFERPKFADAIIITTPDNLHYGPCMKALAMGYDILLEKPIAPTEKECRDILAMAKRSGRIVAVCHVLRYAPYFVKMKELIAEGAIGEVISIQHLEPVEHTHMAHSYVRGNWHNSKATTPILLAKSCHDLDIIKWVINKPSRKISAMGDLKWFRKENAPQGSTERCTDGCTVEKTCPYSAIRQYHENRQRLYVFDLPEKKEEQGEYILQQLKTTNYGRCVYRMDNDQPDHYITNIQFGDNVTASFSMEAFTSYHGRRTRIMGSMGDLTGDMEELLVNDFRTGKQVKLVPKAEDVDDYKNSGHGGGDWGLARDFVQAVAQQNAGILTSTIDESIESHIMAFMAETSRKKFKVMDIKM, from the coding sequence ATGAAACGTCGCGAACTGATCAAGACTCTGGGTATTAGCATCGGCGCCACCATTGTTGGCAAGGAAACGCTGGCAGCCATGGGCAACAATACCTACGCTTATGATCTCCCGGAAAATCCGCTCTACAAGCCAATGGCAAAACCTGTTACCGCCATTACGCTCGGAGCAGGCAGCCGGGGCAATGTATACGGCAACTATGCCGCCAGGTATACTGATCAGCTCGATATTGTTGGTGTGGCCGAACCCATTCCGCTCCGCAATGAGCGCTATGCCGCCAAACATAAAATAGACCCTGCCAACCGCTTCGATACCTGGGAACGCGTTTTCGAGCGGCCGAAGTTCGCGGATGCCATCATCATTACCACGCCTGATAATCTGCACTATGGCCCCTGCATGAAAGCACTGGCCATGGGTTACGATATTTTACTGGAAAAGCCTATTGCACCCACCGAAAAAGAATGCCGCGATATCCTGGCCATGGCCAAAAGATCCGGTAGGATAGTGGCGGTATGCCATGTGCTGCGCTATGCGCCCTATTTTGTGAAGATGAAAGAACTGATTGCGGAAGGCGCCATTGGCGAGGTGATCAGCATTCAGCACCTGGAGCCTGTTGAGCATACTCATATGGCCCATTCCTATGTGCGGGGCAACTGGCATAATTCCAAAGCCACCACGCCGATCCTGCTGGCCAAGTCCTGCCACGACCTGGACATTATCAAATGGGTCATCAACAAGCCCTCCAGAAAAATCTCGGCCATGGGCGATCTGAAATGGTTCCGCAAAGAGAACGCTCCCCAGGGCAGCACCGAACGTTGTACCGATGGCTGCACCGTGGAAAAGACCTGTCCCTATTCCGCTATCCGCCAGTACCACGAGAACCGCCAGCGGCTCTATGTGTTTGACCTGCCGGAGAAAAAAGAAGAACAGGGAGAGTATATCCTGCAACAACTGAAGACCACCAATTATGGCCGTTGTGTTTACCGGATGGACAACGACCAGCCCGATCACTATATCACCAATATCCAGTTTGGAGATAATGTCACTGCCAGCTTCTCTATGGAAGCCTTCACCTCCTACCACGGCCGCCGCACCCGCATCATGGGCTCTATGGGCGATTTGACCGGGGATATGGAAGAACTGCTGGTGAATGATTTCCGGACAGGCAAGCAGGTAAAGCTGGTGCCCAAAGCAGAAGATGTAGACGATTATAAGAACAGCGGCCACGGCGGCGGCGACTGGGGCCTGGCCCGCGATTTTGTGCAGGCCGTAGCCCAGCAGAATGCCGGCATCCTGACCTCCACCATCGACGAAAGCATCGAAAGCCATATCATGGCCTTCATGGCGGAAACCAGCCGCAAAAAGTTCAAAGTAATGGATATTAAGATGTAA
- a CDS encoding PA14 domain-containing protein: protein MLFSLAFKYRKQTASLMTGLLSFQLLIAERVGANPRPLPLKWPAPLAFGILPPAPVVAPPNPGPRILSADEPVAATTASPDKTDIGGPGQPESSSFQSVNANNMVDLFSGDFSYNIPLLDVGGYPVNIAYHSGISMDEEASWVGLGWNINPGSITRNMRGVPDDFNGGADTIRKVSHLKPNNSWGVTVGGNAEVQGLPIIEAGASLGVFHSTYTGWGLETALNASINGGDKSKGPLSGGLSFTNNSQNGFTIAPNLSLKYKVMDESNTGGAAFGMQLAAPYNTRSGLKEISLGMNASVLARNSEKNKSGSGNFFSGGQSFAWPSYTPSISMPMTNFNFSFTAKTGAALFGFHPNIYISGYYGSEYIAGADTSLLMPVFGYLNLQQMGSNWAALTDYNREKEIAYREKPEVPHIAVPGYTYDVFSVSGEGTGGSFRAYRGDIGFVADHYNRSKTITGGASVDLGGGNLAHAGGDMNANYSITQAGPWLSENPLAKTLAFRQQQGLFEAAYFRNPGEKTINSTAFYDAIGGDDVVAPALYQANASSPGIRTTNQLVRYKNKKEVGRVNLTNDNVVRNTRDKRAQVISYLTAGEAAIVGHTKQIERYEVNQFWLRDCIDNTPEDAVGKGTGLMAHYYTNKECSGTPVRTRQVDELYFNAGKSNSPLWYDNNWIDESFPRDNFSVRWTGRLRTPETGTYTLASRFDDGMRMWVNDSLVMDSWNKRPGWDSCKLNFVEGKLYDIKVDYYENAGNIRMSLAWRKPSDVNMKFEEHFRIPGEFLYLHDFNDTDRVNDVLTREDRVNNFRKSNHISEITVLNPDGRKYLYGIPVYNIRQKEVSFSVDGGKGNAEKGLVAYNKGKDNTTRNSEGKEGYFSKEEIPAYAHTFLLTGLFSNDYVDLTNDGITDDDLGDAVKFNYSKTSGIANPFQWRAPYIKDSANFNEGLKTYDRDDRAHYISGTKEMWYLHSIESKTMIATFTLQPRADMMEIDENGNKFTNNKALCLKKIDLYSKAAFLQHGTASRPIKTVNFEYSYELCRGINRPVNDSGKLTLKKVWFTYNGNDKGQQNPYVFHYHQNNPRYGTNASDKWGTYKSPAQNPGYTSTNRISNADYPYGLQDSSLAATNAGAWMLDSIKLPSGGRIKVKYESDDYGFVQNRRAAQLFKLAGFGTDTLGGNNNRLYNSSHDNLYIYVKVPISVSSKQELYARYLEDIGKLYFKLYVKMPSDMFGSGSEYVPCYADPDTDARNWYGQLDGQTIWIKVKGVSKDGTGAGSFSPLATTALNYLRLNLPSKAYPGSEVSDDMGWIDGVKVVLSMFSNIAVLLNGFNNSARMVGWASSVDTSRSFVRLNAPGLKKLGGGLRVKSIYIYDSWNAMTGKKESVYGQHYQYTTTRNINGKPTTISSGVAAWEPSIGGDENPFHLPIEYLNQASMLAPAAGMYSEEPLAESFFPGASVGYSKVRMRTVNATKTRSANGYTESTFYTSYDFPTFWDWSMLDNNSKKRYKPAISNFLRIDAKNYLTVSQGFKVELNDMNGKPRTQATYSETDPVHPISYTEYFYRVENQFATVKTLKNTVTTIDPQGRIDTAATIGKNVELMTDMRDQTSTSIGGNMNVNVDLFTAGVWPVIIPSLISLYQQSTNQFRSAAMTKVIYRFGILDSVVSIDKGSRISTANLLYDSETGEPLLTRTQNEFDDPVYQFTIPSHWAYEGIGPAYKNIGAQLKNVNISAGKITSTLPYPDSTYFTAGDELLVYSKQTISTVNCQNQFASFPEAYKLWVIDTNIVRGGAQKLFLVDRFGTPFTGNDVALKVIRSGRRNQAGAVGGLTSLKSPLVKDASGQYKLVLDSSIHVLEASASELAQYWKVADKKRSDLTTNCVVTPLDSIRAAQEACNCLRPFFQYLIQSNKLYTEKYAHITVGSLVQQAINAGYNINLSDCRLLSNNADKPFYALNLNRTSSTYMAYIGDAIVTMQSRSGLPLTFTELTSAACGATGEVIFKRPGVVISPPDTITIRIKPQASVSLLSNTPGCAPYQDTTAIVQQNMDRLLVENNLEVDGAPRNAAALLQFGSLQYLPANAHILSAQLLLKADQRGHLPPAYPNANSTHPIDTLSIALTGPSGWFPNQRLDTLYNQSFFSSWYRTVGLSTPFQDQAIDIKDYLTGYLEGVYASSSFMLTQGSRNLQGSWSTDSAGSNGQPGYLQEGYGNYYSTFYSQRYTDSTKWPVIEVTYVAPAIPVDTFGARLVYHGTAQCKLVDGKSCYSAITDTTVNPYLYGILGNFRPVKNYVYYGNRKETDPLQPTNIRTQGRIDDFESFWKLQQNRWKPTYDSSRWVWNSEVLLFNRKGFELENKDPLGRYNAGLYGYGQVMPVAVVQNSRVREAMYEGFEDYGFNINSCDTGCTEERSADFSAFQNQFTSAQAHTGLYSLRVNQGTTASITVNITAATAETPMLLASATTPDPCQGTALKGINASKNTLLPLFSPVAGKRILVSGWVKEDGNCACETYTRNFLILTFNGGATTSISMRPSGNIVEGWQRYEALIDVPANATQLTLTMTASDIATTYFDDIRIHPYHAQMKSYVYNSVNLRLMAELDENNYATYYEYDDDGTLVRMKKETERGILTIRETRSALTKPLNP from the coding sequence ATGTTATTCTCTTTAGCATTCAAATACAGGAAACAGACTGCCTCCCTGATGACCGGCTTACTCAGCTTTCAGCTGCTCATTGCTGAAAGGGTAGGCGCCAACCCGCGTCCGCTGCCCCTGAAATGGCCGGCGCCACTGGCTTTCGGCATTTTGCCCCCGGCGCCTGTGGTAGCCCCGCCCAATCCCGGCCCCCGGATACTGTCAGCGGATGAACCCGTAGCAGCCACTACTGCCAGCCCGGACAAAACCGATATTGGCGGACCGGGCCAGCCGGAATCCTCCTCCTTTCAATCGGTGAATGCCAACAATATGGTGGATCTCTTCAGCGGGGATTTTTCTTACAATATCCCATTGCTGGACGTTGGCGGCTATCCTGTCAACATCGCCTATCACAGCGGCATTTCCATGGATGAGGAAGCCAGCTGGGTAGGCCTCGGCTGGAATATCAATCCGGGCAGCATTACGCGGAATATGCGTGGGGTGCCCGATGATTTTAATGGTGGGGCGGACACTATCCGGAAGGTGAGCCACCTGAAACCGAATAACAGCTGGGGTGTAACGGTTGGCGGGAATGCCGAAGTGCAGGGGTTGCCGATAATAGAAGCGGGCGCCAGCCTGGGCGTATTCCATAGTACCTATACAGGCTGGGGACTGGAAACAGCGCTGAATGCATCCATTAACGGCGGCGATAAATCCAAAGGTCCGTTATCCGGCGGACTGTCCTTTACCAATAACTCCCAGAATGGGTTTACCATAGCACCCAACCTCTCTTTGAAATACAAGGTCATGGATGAATCCAATACCGGCGGCGCCGCCTTCGGTATGCAACTGGCAGCTCCCTACAACACCCGCAGCGGCCTGAAAGAGATCAGCCTGGGAATGAATGCCAGTGTGCTGGCCCGCAATTCAGAAAAGAACAAGTCTGGTAGCGGCAATTTCTTTTCAGGCGGTCAGTCATTTGCCTGGCCTTCCTATACGCCGTCCATCTCCATGCCCATGACCAATTTCAATTTCAGTTTTACGGCAAAGACCGGCGCCGCTTTATTTGGCTTCCACCCCAATATTTATATCAGCGGCTATTACGGCTCGGAATATATTGCCGGCGCCGATACCAGTCTGCTCATGCCTGTTTTTGGTTACCTCAACCTCCAGCAGATGGGCAGTAACTGGGCAGCCCTGACCGACTACAACCGGGAAAAAGAGATCGCCTACCGGGAAAAACCCGAAGTACCGCATATAGCAGTGCCCGGTTACACCTACGATGTTTTTTCTGTATCCGGCGAAGGGACCGGTGGCAGCTTCAGGGCTTACCGGGGAGATATCGGTTTTGTGGCCGACCATTACAACCGCAGCAAGACCATCACCGGTGGCGCCAGCGTTGACCTCGGCGGCGGTAACCTGGCGCATGCCGGGGGCGATATGAACGCCAACTATTCCATCACACAGGCTGGTCCCTGGCTATCGGAAAACCCGTTGGCCAAAACCCTGGCCTTCCGGCAACAGCAGGGACTGTTTGAAGCGGCCTATTTCCGCAATCCCGGTGAAAAGACAATCAACTCCACCGCATTCTATGATGCTATCGGCGGGGACGATGTGGTAGCGCCGGCACTCTACCAGGCCAATGCCAGCAGCCCCGGCATCCGCACCACCAACCAGCTGGTGCGCTACAAAAACAAAAAGGAAGTGGGCAGGGTCAACCTCACCAATGACAACGTGGTGAGGAACACGCGGGACAAGCGCGCACAGGTGATATCCTACCTCACCGCCGGTGAAGCCGCTATAGTAGGCCATACCAAACAGATTGAACGTTATGAAGTGAACCAGTTCTGGCTGCGGGACTGTATTGACAATACACCCGAAGATGCCGTTGGTAAAGGCACCGGCCTCATGGCACACTATTATACCAATAAGGAATGCAGCGGAACCCCTGTCAGGACCAGACAGGTAGACGAGCTTTATTTCAACGCCGGGAAATCGAATTCTCCGTTATGGTATGATAATAACTGGATAGATGAAAGTTTTCCGAGGGACAATTTCTCCGTCCGCTGGACAGGCAGGCTGCGGACGCCGGAAACAGGGACCTATACACTGGCATCCCGGTTTGACGACGGCATGCGCATGTGGGTCAATGATTCACTGGTCATGGACTCCTGGAATAAACGCCCCGGCTGGGATAGCTGCAAGCTCAACTTCGTTGAAGGAAAACTGTACGATATCAAAGTAGACTATTATGAGAATGCAGGTAATATCCGCATGAGCCTGGCCTGGCGGAAACCCAGTGATGTGAACATGAAATTTGAAGAGCATTTCCGGATCCCGGGAGAATTCCTCTATCTCCATGACTTCAATGATACTGACCGCGTCAATGACGTGCTCACCCGGGAAGACAGGGTCAACAACTTCCGTAAATCCAACCATATTTCCGAGATCACGGTACTGAACCCTGACGGCAGGAAATACCTATATGGCATCCCTGTATATAATATACGCCAGAAAGAGGTTAGCTTCAGCGTGGACGGCGGCAAAGGCAATGCAGAAAAGGGACTGGTGGCCTATAACAAAGGGAAAGACAATACCACCAGGAACAGTGAAGGTAAAGAAGGCTATTTCAGTAAAGAAGAGATCCCGGCCTATGCCCATACTTTCCTGTTGACCGGCCTTTTCTCCAACGACTATGTAGACCTTACCAATGACGGCATCACGGATGACGACCTCGGCGACGCCGTTAAATTCAATTATTCCAAAACCAGCGGCATAGCCAATCCCTTCCAGTGGCGGGCGCCTTATATCAAGGATAGCGCCAATTTCAATGAAGGACTGAAGACCTATGACCGGGACGACAGGGCCCATTATATCTCCGGCACCAAGGAAATGTGGTACCTCCATTCCATTGAATCCAAGACCATGATAGCCACTTTCACCCTGCAACCCCGGGCGGACATGATGGAGATTGATGAGAACGGGAATAAATTCACCAATAACAAAGCACTCTGCCTGAAAAAAATTGATCTCTATTCCAAAGCAGCGTTTTTGCAGCATGGAACAGCTTCCCGGCCTATCAAGACCGTCAACTTTGAATACAGCTATGAATTGTGCCGCGGCATCAACCGCCCGGTGAACGACTCCGGCAAACTGACCCTGAAAAAGGTCTGGTTCACCTACAACGGGAACGATAAAGGCCAGCAAAATCCCTACGTTTTTCATTACCACCAGAATAATCCCCGGTATGGCACCAATGCCTCCGACAAATGGGGTACCTATAAATCGCCCGCGCAGAATCCCGGCTATACCAGCACAAACAGGATCAGCAATGCAGACTATCCCTATGGTCTCCAGGACAGCAGCCTGGCGGCCACCAATGCAGGCGCCTGGATGCTGGACTCCATCAAGCTGCCATCCGGTGGACGCATCAAAGTAAAATACGAAAGTGACGATTACGGCTTTGTCCAGAACCGCAGAGCTGCCCAGCTGTTCAAGCTGGCAGGCTTTGGAACAGATACCTTAGGCGGCAATAACAACCGACTCTATAATTCCTCGCACGACAACCTGTACATCTATGTAAAAGTGCCCATATCCGTCAGCAGCAAGCAGGAGTTGTATGCCCGCTACCTGGAAGATATTGGCAAGCTATATTTCAAATTATATGTAAAGATGCCTTCGGATATGTTCGGCAGTGGTTCGGAATACGTGCCCTGCTATGCAGATCCTGATACAGACGCCCGTAACTGGTACGGTCAGCTGGACGGACAGACCATCTGGATAAAGGTCAAAGGAGTGAGCAAGGACGGGACCGGGGCCGGCTCATTCAGTCCCCTGGCCACTACCGCCCTGAACTACCTGCGCCTCAACCTGCCTTCCAAAGCCTATCCCGGCTCCGAGGTCAGTGATGATATGGGCTGGATAGATGGTGTGAAAGTGGTCCTCTCCATGTTCAGCAACATAGCCGTGCTGCTGAATGGTTTCAACAATTCAGCCAGGATGGTGGGATGGGCGTCCTCAGTGGATACCAGCCGCTCCTTTGTCAGGCTCAATGCGCCGGGCCTGAAAAAGCTCGGTGGCGGCCTACGGGTAAAGAGCATTTATATTTATGATTCCTGGAATGCCATGACCGGCAAAAAGGAATCTGTTTATGGCCAGCATTACCAGTACACCACTACCAGGAATATTAATGGGAAGCCCACTACCATCAGCAGTGGTGTAGCGGCCTGGGAGCCCTCTATCGGGGGCGATGAAAACCCTTTCCACCTACCCATTGAATACCTGAACCAGGCTTCCATGCTGGCGCCTGCCGCCGGTATGTATTCCGAGGAACCGCTGGCAGAATCTTTCTTTCCCGGTGCTTCAGTAGGCTATAGCAAAGTGCGGATGCGCACCGTGAATGCTACCAAAACAAGATCAGCCAACGGCTATACCGAATCTACTTTTTATACCAGCTATGATTTCCCCACTTTCTGGGATTGGTCCATGCTGGACAACAACAGCAAAAAAAGGTATAAACCTGCTATCAGCAACTTCCTCCGCATTGATGCCAAAAACTATCTCACCGTTTCACAGGGCTTCAAAGTGGAGCTGAACGATATGAACGGCAAACCCAGGACACAGGCTACCTACAGCGAAACCGACCCGGTCCATCCTATTTCCTACACGGAATATTTCTACAGGGTAGAGAACCAGTTTGCTACTGTAAAAACGCTCAAAAACACGGTGACAACCATTGATCCGCAGGGCAGGATAGATACAGCCGCCACTATCGGTAAGAATGTGGAGCTGATGACTGATATGCGGGATCAGACCTCCACCTCTATAGGTGGTAATATGAACGTGAACGTAGACCTTTTTACAGCCGGTGTATGGCCGGTGATCATCCCTTCGCTGATAAGCCTTTACCAGCAATCCACCAACCAGTTCCGGTCGGCCGCCATGACCAAGGTGATCTACCGCTTCGGTATCCTGGACAGTGTGGTCAGCATTGATAAGGGAAGCAGGATATCCACCGCCAACCTGTTATATGACAGTGAGACCGGCGAACCGCTGCTGACCCGCACCCAGAACGAATTTGACGATCCCGTTTACCAGTTCACCATCCCTTCTCACTGGGCTTATGAGGGCATTGGGCCTGCCTATAAAAATATTGGCGCCCAGCTCAAAAATGTGAATATCTCGGCTGGAAAGATCACCTCTACGTTACCATATCCGGACAGCACTTATTTCACTGCCGGTGATGAACTGCTGGTATACAGCAAACAAACCATCAGCACTGTTAATTGTCAGAACCAGTTTGCCAGTTTCCCCGAAGCGTACAAGCTCTGGGTCATTGATACCAATATTGTCCGGGGCGGCGCACAGAAGCTGTTCCTGGTAGACCGCTTTGGAACACCCTTTACCGGGAACGATGTAGCCCTAAAGGTCATCCGCTCCGGCCGCAGGAACCAGGCAGGTGCGGTAGGCGGCCTGACAAGCCTGAAAAGTCCGCTGGTAAAAGACGCCTCGGGACAGTACAAACTGGTACTGGACTCCAGCATCCATGTACTGGAAGCATCGGCCAGTGAGCTGGCACAATACTGGAAAGTGGCCGATAAAAAACGATCGGACCTGACCACCAACTGTGTGGTCACCCCATTGGATAGCATCAGGGCTGCACAGGAGGCCTGCAACTGCCTCAGGCCTTTCTTCCAGTACCTGATCCAAAGTAATAAGCTCTATACTGAAAAATATGCCCATATCACAGTTGGCTCCCTGGTACAGCAGGCTATCAATGCAGGATACAATATCAACCTGTCGGACTGCCGCCTGTTGTCCAATAACGCCGACAAACCCTTTTATGCACTCAACCTGAACCGTACCAGCTCCACTTACATGGCTTATATCGGAGACGCCATAGTGACCATGCAGAGCCGGTCCGGCCTGCCGCTCACTTTCACAGAGCTGACCAGTGCGGCCTGCGGTGCTACGGGCGAAGTGATCTTTAAAAGGCCGGGCGTAGTGATCAGCCCGCCGGATACAATCACCATCCGCATCAAACCACAGGCTTCCGTAAGCCTGTTATCCAATACGCCGGGCTGCGCCCCCTACCAGGATACCACCGCCATAGTCCAGCAGAACATGGACAGGCTGCTGGTGGAAAACAACCTGGAAGTTGACGGAGCGCCCAGGAATGCAGCAGCGCTCCTGCAATTCGGCAGCCTGCAATACCTGCCTGCCAATGCACATATCCTTTCTGCACAGCTGCTGCTGAAGGCAGATCAGCGGGGTCATCTGCCGCCAGCCTATCCCAATGCTAACTCCACGCACCCGATAGATACCCTGAGCATAGCATTGACAGGGCCTTCAGGCTGGTTCCCGAATCAGCGGCTGGATACCTTATATAACCAGAGCTTCTTCAGCAGCTGGTACCGGACGGTAGGCCTCAGCACACCGTTCCAGGACCAGGCCATTGATATCAAAGATTACCTGACCGGTTACCTGGAAGGCGTTTATGCTTCTTCCAGCTTCATGCTCACACAGGGCTCCCGCAACCTGCAGGGCAGCTGGTCCACGGATTCCGCCGGCAGTAACGGCCAGCCAGGCTACCTGCAGGAAGGTTATGGTAACTATTATTCCACTTTCTATTCCCAGCGCTATACCGACTCCACCAAATGGCCGGTCATAGAAGTGACCTATGTAGCACCGGCCATACCGGTAGATACATTTGGCGCCCGGCTCGTTTACCATGGTACCGCGCAGTGTAAGCTGGTGGACGGTAAAAGCTGTTACAGCGCTATTACCGACACCACGGTCAATCCATACCTCTACGGTATCCTCGGTAATTTCAGACCGGTGAAAAATTATGTGTATTACGGCAACCGGAAAGAGACAGACCCATTACAACCCACCAATATCCGCACACAGGGCAGGATAGATGATTTTGAATCCTTCTGGAAACTGCAGCAGAACCGCTGGAAGCCCACCTATGACAGCAGTCGCTGGGTTTGGAACAGCGAGGTATTGCTGTTCAATCGCAAAGGATTTGAACTGGAAAACAAAGATCCGCTGGGCCGTTACAATGCAGGACTGTATGGATATGGACAGGTGATGCCTGTAGCAGTGGTCCAGAACAGCCGGGTACGGGAAGCCATGTATGAAGGATTTGAAGATTATGGTTTCAATATCAACTCCTGCGATACCGGCTGTACCGAAGAGCGCTCAGCAGATTTCTCTGCATTCCAGAATCAGTTCACCAGTGCGCAGGCGCATACAGGCCTGTACAGTCTCCGGGTGAACCAGGGTACAACCGCCAGCATCACGGTGAATATAACAGCAGCAACAGCAGAAACACCCATGTTATTAGCCAGTGCTACCACACCTGATCCATGCCAGGGCACCGCGCTTAAAGGCATCAATGCCTCAAAGAACACCCTCTTACCCTTATTCTCACCTGTGGCCGGCAAACGCATACTGGTGAGCGGCTGGGTGAAAGAAGACGGTAATTGCGCCTGCGAAACCTATACCCGGAATTTCCTGATCCTGACCTTTAACGGAGGCGCTACCACCAGTATCAGCATGAGACCCTCGGGTAATATAGTAGAAGGCTGGCAGCGGTACGAGGCACTGATAGATGTACCGGCCAACGCCACACAGCTGACCCTGACCATGACCGCTTCGGATATTGCCACTACTTATTTCGATGATATCCGGATCCATCCCTATCATGCACAGATGAAGTCTTACGTGTACAATTCCGTTAACCTGCGGCTCATGGCGGAACTGGATGAGAACAACTATGCCACCTATTATGAATATGATGACGACGGCACCCTGGTGCGGATGAAAAAAGAGACGGAACGGGGCATCCTCACCATACGGGAAACACGCAGCGCACTGACCAAACCCTTAAACCCATAA